A single genomic interval of Alteromonas sp. BL110 harbors:
- a CDS encoding DUF2780 domain-containing protein, translating into MKRFALAPAVLALTVFTTNANANIEQLKGLLGDKKADTTVTTSSLTEMATSAASGIDLSSLVGTVSDNLNVSETQSEGGIASIMNYVQGNLSSGDYAQLASSIPGIDGLLENVPSLSSDTAASSSSSLSGLLNKASEYSSTLKSVNDLKQQFEALGLSTDMIASFATQISSYLNVNADEETQALFKSGLDNLLAAL; encoded by the coding sequence ATGAAACGTTTCGCTTTAGCACCTGCTGTGCTTGCTCTTACCGTTTTTACAACAAACGCAAATGCTAATATAGAGCAGCTTAAAGGCCTTTTAGGCGACAAAAAAGCTGACACTACTGTAACTACTAGTAGCCTAACTGAAATGGCGACAAGTGCAGCGTCTGGTATCGACTTATCTAGTTTAGTGGGTACAGTCTCTGACAATCTCAATGTATCTGAAACGCAATCAGAAGGCGGTATTGCATCTATTATGAACTATGTTCAAGGTAACCTTTCTAGTGGTGACTACGCGCAGCTAGCAAGCAGTATTCCTGGCATTGATGGCCTACTTGAGAATGTGCCTTCGCTTAGCAGTGATACGGCCGCAAGTTCTAGCTCGTCACTATCAGGGTTGCTTAATAAAGCGTCTGAATATAGCTCTACACTTAAATCTGTAAATGATTTAAAGCAACAGTTTGAGGCGCTAGGCCTATCAACCGATATGATTGCCAGCTTTGCCACGCAAATCAGCTCATATTTAAATGTAAATGCTGATGAAGAAACACAAGCACTTTTTAAATCTGGCCTAGATAATTTGCTAGCGGCTCTGTAA
- a CDS encoding class I adenylate cyclase: MVLRRRGRVADIDPYALMFNELITHYKANGQPEDIEILQQCLYLKCACPLSQPLFEGEKPNFKRRILGSYARQWGWSRKQILHLDNQQDWTFSERVQLSRRVHSFLLKCYRRISKELSDHQQVMDEKDMTVLGRRLSTYYAKKEDKIEFLRRAFDESLYCNKITIAMRQLKNGDEVWSAYAGDLLSKSGIIDEAQKISQAPSAIALMVWLVSSKIIDTSSKVYLDYNYGEVSELDLNDLLKHLCKYFPPVRVSSLPRNDLLAPERITACFAIVNFPTLRQKATVEDVAVIYKTSWGETFLKFGNDVLDTLWYDLQEVSPKPVCYVMVPRGNQQSRILGEFLESNDLNFNVLY; this comes from the coding sequence GTGGTGCTGAGGCGCCGGGGCCGTGTTGCAGATATTGACCCCTACGCATTGATGTTTAACGAGCTTATTACCCACTATAAAGCCAACGGACAGCCCGAGGACATTGAGATACTGCAGCAATGCTTGTATTTAAAATGTGCATGCCCATTGAGCCAGCCGCTTTTTGAGGGAGAAAAGCCAAATTTTAAACGCAGAATTTTAGGATCCTATGCGAGACAATGGGGCTGGAGCCGAAAGCAGATCCTTCATTTAGACAACCAACAGGATTGGACGTTTAGTGAGCGAGTGCAGCTTAGTCGCCGTGTCCATAGTTTTCTTTTGAAGTGCTATCGACGCATTTCTAAAGAACTTAGCGACCACCAGCAAGTCATGGACGAAAAGGACATGACGGTGTTGGGCAGGCGCTTAAGCACCTATTACGCGAAAAAAGAAGATAAAATCGAGTTCCTGCGTCGGGCATTTGACGAGAGCCTGTACTGCAATAAAATAACGATCGCCATGCGCCAGCTTAAAAACGGTGATGAGGTATGGTCTGCCTATGCCGGTGATTTGTTGAGTAAATCTGGCATTATTGATGAAGCCCAGAAAATATCCCAAGCGCCTAGTGCGATTGCGCTAATGGTATGGTTGGTATCCAGTAAAATTATCGATACTAGTAGTAAGGTTTATTTAGACTATAACTATGGCGAAGTAAGTGAATTAGACCTTAACGACCTTCTCAAGCATTTGTGCAAGTATTTCCCGCCCGTCAGGGTGTCGTCGCTACCCCGTAATGACCTACTTGCGCCCGAGCGTATAACCGCATGCTTTGCTATTGTGAATTTTCCCACTTTACGTCAAAAAGCCACGGTTGAAGATGTAGCAGTAATTTATAAAACGTCTTGGGGAGAAACGTTTTTAAAATTCGGCAATGATGTTCTGGATACCTTATGGTACGACCTTCAAGAAGTATCGCCTAAACCCGTGTGTTACGTAATGGTTCCAAGAGGAAATCAACAATCGCGTATCTTAGGCGAATTCTTAGAGTCAAACGATCTTAACTTTAACGTCCTTTATTAA
- a CDS encoding class I adenylate cyclase: MATQQPLSVQQNLTIRLLRVLRYNKTRIERALTLMPARQQPLFHVLPFLVHINHEALPGYIASLSSGEAVPFGINNYSFRSDIEKALLRCFPTENHLFSDIKQIWPRQRAIESLVLMGSVGTIAQTDDSDFDFWVCIEGNRFSATELSLLQQKLTAIEKWAENTFGIEVHFFLSEIDKVKKNDFGVAEGESAGSAQALFLKAEFYSTNIVVAGKAPFWWLTPEKTSEKQYQAIYDSLEKGGSPDLDWFMDLGHLEKLDASELFGAAIWQLGKAMDSPFKSVLKMAKLEVYLANISHGQPLCNLLKKHVHRGAEAPGPCCRY; encoded by the coding sequence ATGGCTACGCAGCAGCCGCTTTCCGTCCAGCAAAACCTTACCATTAGGTTATTGCGTGTATTAAGGTATAACAAAACTCGTATCGAACGGGCACTTACCCTTATGCCTGCAAGGCAACAGCCGCTTTTTCATGTGCTCCCATTCCTTGTACATATTAATCACGAAGCACTTCCTGGTTATATTGCCTCATTATCGTCGGGCGAGGCCGTTCCTTTTGGCATCAATAATTATTCCTTTAGGTCTGATATAGAAAAGGCGCTTTTACGGTGCTTCCCCACTGAGAATCATCTGTTCTCTGATATCAAACAAATTTGGCCGAGACAGCGGGCTATAGAGTCACTAGTTCTCATGGGTAGTGTGGGCACTATTGCGCAAACTGATGACTCAGACTTCGATTTTTGGGTATGTATTGAAGGTAATCGCTTTTCAGCTACAGAGCTTTCTTTACTTCAACAGAAGCTTACTGCAATTGAAAAGTGGGCGGAAAACACCTTTGGAATTGAAGTTCATTTCTTCTTATCTGAAATAGATAAAGTAAAGAAAAACGACTTCGGTGTGGCTGAGGGTGAAAGCGCAGGCTCTGCACAAGCGTTGTTTTTAAAAGCGGAATTTTACAGTACCAATATTGTAGTAGCAGGCAAGGCCCCCTTTTGGTGGCTTACCCCAGAAAAAACCAGTGAAAAACAATACCAAGCCATTTATGACAGCTTGGAAAAAGGCGGATCACCGGATTTAGACTGGTTTATGGATTTGGGTCACTTAGAAAAGCTAGATGCTAGTGAACTGTTCGGCGCTGCCATCTGGCAGTTGGGAAAAGCGATGGACTCCCCGTTCAAGTCGGTTTTGAAAATGGCAAAGCTTGAAGTTTACTTGGCCAATATTTCACATGGGCAGCCGTTGTGTAACCTGCTTAAAAAACATGTTCACCGTGGTGCTGAGGCGCCGGGGCCGTGTTGCAGATATTGA
- a CDS encoding M56 family metallopeptidase, giving the protein MIDWIIAQQGILSLALILLIVSEHFFTSKLGASLMYKLWALIPGCLIVNNLPLSLVSIPSNSFSRYVVGVKPTVSTVAFESWFTLWAIGVSIITAYVLVHHITTWASVGKRRAIHTNAYYSSKAATPMLFGFIAPKVLIPFSFKSTFSKQQQKLVLEHENFHRKHRDHLWNTLALTIAILFWFNPLVWLALKSFRINQELACDHAVLKNKTEKEKLTYAKALVQCAEHCSRTINLYPTFGEKTTMMKRLNAIKQPMRSNKVLAASVLSVAALLTINTALANVPPPPPKAEANMDKSKVNEASPVKHVSPTYPSEAAKNNVEGFVVLSFDITETGATDNVTVVKSQPAGVFDKSAKVALKQWEYKPRIKGGKGIRQQGLLVQLDYKLGNSVETPEG; this is encoded by the coding sequence ATGATTGATTGGATTATTGCTCAACAAGGCATTTTGTCGCTCGCACTCATTTTATTGATTGTTTCTGAGCACTTTTTCACGTCTAAATTAGGGGCCTCATTAATGTATAAGCTATGGGCGTTGATACCAGGCTGCTTGATAGTTAATAACCTTCCGCTGTCGTTGGTTAGCATCCCATCAAATAGCTTTTCTCGCTATGTAGTCGGTGTTAAACCTACAGTGAGTACTGTTGCGTTCGAAAGTTGGTTTACTCTTTGGGCCATAGGCGTAAGCATTATCACTGCCTATGTTTTAGTACATCATATTACAACATGGGCATCTGTAGGGAAGCGACGTGCAATCCACACCAATGCCTACTATTCAAGCAAAGCAGCCACCCCTATGCTATTTGGATTCATCGCCCCCAAAGTGCTTATCCCCTTTTCGTTTAAAAGCACGTTTTCAAAGCAGCAACAGAAGCTTGTATTGGAACATGAAAATTTTCATCGCAAACATCGTGATCACCTGTGGAATACGCTAGCGCTAACTATTGCCATTCTATTTTGGTTTAACCCACTAGTTTGGCTTGCGCTTAAATCTTTCAGAATAAACCAAGAGCTGGCTTGTGATCATGCTGTACTAAAAAACAAGACAGAAAAGGAAAAACTCACCTATGCAAAAGCACTTGTGCAGTGTGCCGAGCATTGTTCACGCACTATAAATTTGTACCCAACCTTTGGAGAAAAGACGACTATGATGAAACGTTTAAATGCTATAAAACAACCTATGCGCAGCAATAAAGTACTGGCAGCGAGCGTACTTTCTGTTGCAGCTTTACTGACTATTAATACCGCATTGGCTAATGTGCCCCCACCACCGCCAAAAGCTGAAGCCAACATGGATAAATCGAAAGTTAATGAAGCTTCGCCTGTAAAACACGTTTCGCCCACCTACCCGAGCGAGGCAGCAAAAAACAATGTCGAGGGGTTTGTCGTACTGTCTTTCGATATCACTGAAACGGGTGCAACTGATAATGTAACAGTAGTGAAATCTCAGCCAGCGGGCGTATTTGATAAAAGCGCCAAAGTTGCGCTAAAGCAGTGGGAATATAAGCCTCGCATTAAGGGTGGGAAAGGCATTAGGCAACAGGGTTTACTGGTACAACTCGATTATAAACTAGGTAATTCAGTAGAAACACCTGAAGGGTGA
- a CDS encoding DUF748 domain-containing protein, whose protein sequence is MQNAISWFSAKPKWFRVSTYLVLFYLTYALLLGVVTPAVLEAKLPNLVKENTGRNAAVKDIAINPFLLKLGITDFVIYPSSKPLTTSDSDEPGKNSSESDTKNKASNNRFFSVDNISLDIGFWKTLLTLTPAVESLTINAPYTKVARLNTDNDTQTFNFSDILTHIEKRSTQEKDEEQDAADGQIPRIILGQFILSNGHVVLEDEVTDTFLDYPDLDVALQDLDTHAVISVNDNSQAAFNQYQFDLLTAEKGKISIKGEFQLSPFKVTTDVAISDVALTPLWSLSKDLIEAVLVEGTVNLSLQAQAFEEEEAFQFLLEDGEFIVNDLVFNSGASLSASSGGPNSARISKEILAIPSFAVHNINVNGAERQVNIAEVALDDVRVSGLFDKTGLNLQRLFTPKVLTSSTTQVSSNTNTNTNTDIPASELQIEDKNTEQAGVNEIPETNKHAHKKTASPASTGEEMPKEAPTNNSSLETVDKSTWQVALQKFAFNNGTVDMVERSVSDGTYYRVSHFDIESGKITTDFSKPISYSTSLQVSADTQTFSNTSKGTLTSSGSLVIAEQTVKGKAAVEQLVLNQFQQYISPYANVTLEKGLFNLNVEFDAAMGDEGTETLNVKASTQVSDLSVLDDAKKPLLQWQSLIVDDINFDHVFNQLSVDNIQLKSPFTRLIIDEAKQTNVSKLVVASKEDNNEEQTAKNNIAGEPDSMNSTKSAASSTSEKVTANAEGLAIAVNAISIENGKAYFADHSLTPKFASAIESLNGKVTGIDSRSDTPANVDITGKIDNYAPVKLAGTIHPLKSDLDLDLNFSVKGAELTSVNPYSGTYMGYYIDKGLLSLAVQYKLNGKALEGKNHVVIDQLTLGKKSNSDQALSLPLGLAIALLEDSNGVIDLGLDVSGDVDSPDFSFGSIILNAIGNIITKAVTAPFSLLANLVGSDDELDSVAFTFGEHKLQAEAKKKLNTLAEALKKRPGLRVNIEGTVNAVSDASTLAQRQLNATLFAKSGLVVHTTTSGSSSRIENTSADAEIESFGNKGNSTDEPLTGSRIPLEGPLSDALLSRYVEIFTPDLDQEYKEMVAQLYPDLASEGEGQNSSDDGSDTINKEDVQRALMIARYNKLRNSIDIPESALIELADLRSKAVKSYLANEGEIEANRLFLLNTQHDLHTDLSGVELTLEAN, encoded by the coding sequence ATGCAAAATGCAATATCCTGGTTTTCCGCGAAACCAAAGTGGTTTCGAGTTTCTACCTACCTTGTCCTTTTCTATCTTACTTATGCCCTTCTTTTGGGTGTAGTGACCCCTGCAGTGCTAGAGGCAAAGTTACCTAACCTCGTAAAAGAAAATACAGGTCGAAATGCCGCGGTTAAAGATATTGCAATAAACCCTTTTCTATTGAAGCTAGGCATTACAGATTTTGTCATCTATCCATCATCTAAACCTCTAACAACTAGTGATAGTGACGAGCCTGGCAAAAACAGCAGTGAAAGCGATACCAAGAATAAAGCTTCCAATAATCGCTTTTTTAGCGTCGATAATATTTCGCTAGACATCGGCTTTTGGAAAACACTGCTTACTCTCACTCCTGCGGTCGAGTCGTTAACCATCAATGCACCATATACAAAAGTGGCACGTTTAAATACCGATAACGACACACAAACATTCAACTTTTCTGACATCCTTACTCACATAGAGAAGCGCAGTACGCAGGAGAAAGATGAAGAGCAAGACGCAGCTGACGGGCAGATCCCTAGAATAATACTAGGTCAATTTATACTAAGTAACGGCCATGTTGTTTTAGAAGACGAAGTTACTGATACCTTTCTTGATTACCCTGATTTGGACGTTGCACTGCAAGACCTAGATACGCATGCTGTAATTAGTGTAAATGACAATAGCCAAGCCGCGTTTAATCAATACCAGTTTGATTTGCTTACCGCCGAAAAAGGCAAAATTTCCATCAAAGGTGAATTCCAACTATCTCCTTTTAAAGTTACTACAGACGTTGCGATAAGCGACGTTGCTCTGACACCGCTTTGGTCGCTATCAAAAGATTTGATAGAAGCGGTACTAGTAGAGGGCACGGTTAACTTAAGCCTTCAGGCTCAAGCTTTTGAAGAGGAAGAGGCGTTTCAGTTTTTACTGGAAGACGGTGAATTTATCGTCAATGATTTGGTATTTAATTCAGGTGCGTCATTAAGCGCGTCATCGGGCGGGCCAAATAGCGCCAGAATTTCAAAAGAGATCCTAGCCATTCCCTCTTTTGCCGTTCACAACATAAACGTAAACGGCGCAGAGCGGCAGGTAAATATTGCTGAAGTTGCGCTAGACGATGTCAGGGTGTCGGGCTTGTTTGATAAGACAGGGCTAAACTTACAACGCCTGTTTACACCTAAAGTTCTAACGTCTTCTACTACCCAAGTGAGCTCCAACACAAACACAAACACAAACACAGATATCCCCGCCTCTGAGCTTCAAATAGAGGACAAAAACACAGAGCAAGCAGGGGTTAATGAAATACCTGAGACTAACAAACACGCTCATAAAAAGACTGCTTCGCCCGCTTCAACTGGCGAGGAAATGCCAAAAGAAGCGCCAACTAACAACAGTTCACTGGAGACGGTAGATAAGTCCACGTGGCAGGTTGCGCTGCAAAAGTTCGCGTTTAATAACGGCACCGTTGATATGGTAGAGCGCAGTGTAAGTGATGGCACCTATTACAGAGTTAGTCACTTCGATATTGAAAGCGGGAAAATCACCACTGATTTCTCTAAACCCATTTCTTATTCCACAAGCCTGCAGGTTTCTGCCGATACCCAGACCTTTAGTAATACGTCAAAAGGTACACTGACAAGCAGCGGAAGCCTAGTTATTGCAGAGCAAACGGTGAAGGGCAAAGCTGCCGTCGAGCAACTAGTGCTTAATCAATTTCAGCAATATATTTCCCCCTACGCCAATGTCACACTTGAAAAAGGGCTATTTAATCTGAATGTTGAATTTGACGCTGCAATGGGTGATGAAGGTACTGAAACTCTAAACGTTAAGGCTAGTACTCAAGTTTCTGACTTAAGCGTTCTGGATGATGCCAAAAAGCCGTTGTTGCAATGGCAGTCTTTAATAGTGGACGATATTAATTTTGACCATGTCTTTAACCAGCTAAGCGTAGACAATATTCAGTTAAAATCGCCCTTCACTCGACTTATCATCGACGAAGCCAAGCAAACCAATGTGAGCAAGCTAGTTGTTGCTTCAAAAGAAGACAACAATGAAGAGCAGACCGCTAAGAATAATATCGCTGGCGAACCTGACAGCATGAATTCAACAAAATCGGCAGCATCTTCAACTAGTGAAAAGGTGACAGCAAACGCTGAAGGGCTTGCTATTGCAGTGAACGCTATATCAATTGAGAACGGTAAAGCCTATTTTGCTGACCACTCATTAACACCAAAATTCGCGTCGGCGATAGAAAGCCTAAACGGGAAAGTAACAGGCATCGACTCGCGTTCAGATACGCCAGCCAATGTGGATATCACTGGAAAAATAGATAACTACGCACCGGTAAAACTAGCGGGCACCATTCACCCGTTAAAAAGCGATTTAGACCTAGATTTAAACTTCTCGGTAAAAGGCGCTGAACTTACATCAGTTAACCCCTATTCTGGCACCTATATGGGCTACTACATTGACAAAGGTTTATTGTCATTAGCTGTACAATACAAACTCAATGGGAAAGCGCTAGAAGGTAAGAATCATGTGGTTATCGACCAGCTAACCCTAGGCAAAAAATCTAATTCTGACCAAGCGCTAAGTTTGCCACTTGGGCTAGCTATCGCGCTGCTAGAAGATAGCAATGGCGTTATAGATTTAGGTTTGGATGTATCAGGAGACGTAGACAGCCCAGATTTCAGCTTTGGTTCCATAATCCTTAATGCTATTGGCAATATCATTACCAAGGCGGTGACTGCGCCGTTTTCGCTACTAGCAAATCTAGTTGGCAGTGACGATGAGTTAGACAGTGTTGCGTTTACGTTTGGGGAACACAAGCTACAAGCTGAAGCTAAGAAAAAACTAAACACCCTAGCTGAAGCCTTAAAAAAACGTCCTGGGCTTAGAGTGAACATTGAGGGTACGGTTAATGCTGTATCAGATGCAAGTACACTGGCACAACGACAGTTAAATGCCACGCTTTTCGCAAAAAGCGGGCTTGTTGTACACACTACTACCTCCGGCAGTTCAAGTAGGATCGAGAATACTTCTGCCGATGCTGAAATTGAAAGTTTCGGCAACAAGGGTAATTCAACAGACGAGCCATTAACTGGTAGCCGCATCCCACTGGAAGGCCCATTATCCGATGCTCTTTTGTCACGCTATGTAGAGATATTTACGCCCGACCTTGACCAAGAATATAAGGAAATGGTGGCACAGTTATACCCTGATTTAGCAAGTGAAGGCGAAGGTCAAAATAGTAGTGATGACGGTAGCGATACGATTAACAAAGAAGATGTGCAAAGAGCACTGATGATTGCCCGTTACAACAAGCTTCGCAATAGCATCGACATACCTGAAAGTGCGTTAATTGAACTTGCCGACTTACGCAGTAAAGCGGTAAAAAGCTATTTGGCCAACGAAGGGGAAATTGAAGCAAACCGTTTATTTTTGCTTAATACCCAGCACGACTTACATACTGACTTAAGCGGCGTTGAGTTAACCTTGGAAGCGAACTAA
- a CDS encoding BlaI/MecI/CopY family transcriptional regulator, translating to MSKMSDKPEISNAEFEVLDVLWDDHPATSSEVVSRLNDKKDWHEKTVKTLLGRLVKKDVLGFEKQQRQYLYYPLIAREEYTKKETTSFVSRLFKGKIAPMVAGFANQNSLSKQDVNELKALIKEWEENND from the coding sequence ATGAGCAAGATGTCAGACAAACCCGAAATTTCGAACGCCGAATTTGAAGTACTAGACGTATTGTGGGACGACCACCCCGCTACATCAAGCGAAGTGGTTTCACGGTTAAACGATAAGAAAGACTGGCATGAAAAAACCGTAAAAACCCTATTGGGTCGCTTGGTAAAGAAGGACGTATTAGGCTTTGAAAAACAGCAGCGCCAGTATCTTTATTACCCACTGATTGCGCGCGAAGAATATACAAAAAAAGAAACGACAAGTTTTGTAAGTCGACTATTTAAAGGGAAAATCGCGCCTATGGTCGCGGGGTTTGCAAATCAAAACTCGCTGTCTAAGCAAGATGTTAACGAGCTTAAAGCGCTTATAAAAGAGTGGGAAGAAAATAATGATTGA